The segment GTTATTCAACACTACTCTGAAACTGTTAACAGGACTAATAGTTGGATAAAGATCTTTGTAATTCCTGTCAGGAAAATAGAATGCTGAGAAATTGTCGTAGATCATATAGCCTTTCTTCCCGTATATATTCCTGAAGCCGTGATCTCCTTCAATTATAATGACTGTGTTTGGCTTGTTTGTTTGCTTAATATGCGTTACAAGTTGCTGAATTATTTTATTGGCAAATTTAACTTGCTCAATAAAAGCTGCCGGTTGCTCCTCTTCTTTGTATGTGATTGTTTTTTCTACCGGTTTTAAATTGCCTGAACTATCATAGATGTAGGGATCGTGTGGCAATTGATAGTGCGCATAAACAAACTGCGGTTTCGGTTTATTCATTGCGCAGGAGTTTTTTATCAGCAATGTTGTTTGCAAAAGATCATTTCTATGATCATTGTTTCTTTTTTCGTAGGAGGCGAAGTCTTGTTTTTTGATGAATTTTGTTTTTAGTTGGGAAAAATTCCACCCAAGATCACGGTAAACTCTTCCTGGTAATGTTTGATAGAAATAGTTCATGTACAGCATGTCGGGAAAAAACAGATCTCCATTCCAGTCCTTATTTACAAATGAAACAGGTTGATATTGTTTGGTGTCGTAACCTGACTCCTTTAAGTAACGTAGTATTGAATTGTTAAGAAGTGAGGCAGATGCTTTAAAATACATCTTAGTTTCATCCTGGTATAGATCTACGGGTGGAGTGTAATCCATATTAAGCGAACTGCTTACAGATAATACCGTGAGGTTATAATTACTTTTTGAGCGAGGAACAACGTAAAAATTCTCATTCTGCAGGAAGCTGTCTAAAGTATTGTTATTGAAATTCCACGCTTCCTGCATTGCTGCTGTAGAAGGTAATGCATCAAATACGAGAAAATAGATATCTGGTTTTGTTGTGTCAGGCTGTTTGATATTTTTCTCAGCTTGATAATAAGCACTGAAGCGATTGTCAAGCAAGTGCTCATTCTTCTTGTAGGCAAGAAAATTAGTTATGCTGTTAAACAACTCATATCCAATGAACAAAGACAGCAAGATATTAATGAATAAGAAAAGCCGCTTAAATGTACTATTACTTTTCTTGATAAATAGCCATATGGCAATGAGTAGAGTAAAAATCAGCGGCAGAATAATTTTATAGCTGCTGAAAAAATTGACACCCACTATTTTCTTTAAAGAGTCATGCAGAAAGCCATAGGATAAAAGAAACAGTAATATCCAGAAAGAGAAGATGGCCGCTTTTCTTTTATTTTTTAGTAACCAATAACTTAATAAATAAAGTAGTGCCGTTGTAAGCAAAGTGATTACCAGATTCAGCAAAACAAATTGAAGAGGAAAGAAGCTAAAAAAAGCGTTATAGCCATGAAAAATAAAGAATAGTGGCAAAAGTAAAAGGAAATATGTTTTCTCCTGAAGGAGTGCATTCAGCTTTTCTTTCATGGTGGTTATGAAGAGAGTTACTTTTTCCTGTAAACATACATTGTGCGTTCGCTTCCCTGCGCATTCATTTTCTTTTCTAATTCAAACAACTTTGCAAATGCTTCTTCGAATGTTTCCTCATCATAGTTGTTGAATATATCTTTCCGCCACTGTAACATCACCGCAACTTTCGGATCACTTTTCGGCACAAATTCAATAATGAGCACTTTACAAACAGAAGCAAGAAAAGCAGCCAGTTGTTCAAATGTAATATTCTTCGCAATGGCTAAGTGATGGATCAATGCCAGAGCCATACATACGTCAACTTTTGTGCGGCTAAAGAAGGCCGGACGTTCTTCATTCATCCAACCCATTGAAGGCGAAGGATAGGTGAGGTCAATTACTGAAGGATAGATATTTGTCCGCTTTTCTTCTTTAATGCGCTTATAAAATCTGTTGATGCAATCACTGTCAAAATCGGTTGAGATCACCATCGCTTCATTTTTACACAGCAAAGAGAATTCACCTTCATTTGCACCGAGGTCAAGAACTGAGCTGTACTCTATACTTCCCAAAATCGAACTTACAAGCTTCTTCTTCTCCAAAAAGTAAGACTCGCTCAATATTGTTTCCGAATAATAATTGTTCCAGGTCGTAGATTGTGAAGGCAGCAACAGATTGCTGATGCAGCTGTGCAGGTTTTCTAATATCTGCTCAATGTTTTTCTTTGTGATCTTTCTGGTCGTTTGCTTTTGTTCGGTTGATTGTTTCCCGGCCATCTTTGCCTGCAAATGCACATGCAGGTAAACCGAAGCATTCAGTTTTGTTTTGAATGGAAGTAGTTTTGATGTTACTGCAGCAGGCACACCATCGGGATAGCTGAGTATGAGTTTATGCACTTCCATCCCTGTGTAAACAGCTATCAGCAATGGATTCAAAAAGCATTCGCAAAACTGCCGGTATGCGATCCAAGATTCACCTTCTATGTATGTTTCAAACGAAAGTGTATCGATCAACTTATACTTGCCGTCAACCAATTGAATATTACTTGGCGTCGCATCTTTCAGGATCATGCCTTTATGTAAAGCTTGCCTGCAGATATTGAGCGTAGTTAATGCAGCATCTTTCAACTGTTCAAAACTCCATTCCCATGCATACGAAAGAAACGGGAGTTGTTGTGGCTGTAATGTTTTATACCAATCTGATCTTCCTGTATGGTTTTCGGAAAGATCAGTAAAAGGGAGTAGTAATTTTTTTTTGAGAAGATCATCTGCAAGACCACTCTTCATCAAAAGATCATAGTCCTGACTGTAATTATCGGAAACGAAGCGATAGATCGTTCCATCCTTTTCATAAATAAAACCGGAAGGATCACGAAAAGAAGCAGGATGATGATTAATCAGTTGACTCATTCTTTTCCTCTTCTGTTTTGGGTGGTGTTTTTACAAAGAAGCTTTTGATCCAGTTCCAGCCACTCTTGAAATAAAAGATCACACCCAACACAGCAGCTATAATTACCTGTATCAGGTAACTGCCGCTTCCCGGATCGAGGTATAACAATTGCATCATAAATAGCGGAGATTGGTTTTTGGAGTTAACGCCA is part of the Lacibacter sediminis genome and harbors:
- a CDS encoding alkaline phosphatase family protein produces the protein MFIGYELFNSITNFLAYKKNEHLLDNRFSAYYQAEKNIKQPDTTKPDIYFLVFDALPSTAAMQEAWNFNNNTLDSFLQNENFYVVPRSKSNYNLTVLSVSSSLNMDYTPPVDLYQDETKMYFKASASLLNNSILRYLKESGYDTKQYQPVSFVNKDWNGDLFFPDMLYMNYFYQTLPGRVYRDLGWNFSQLKTKFIKKQDFASYEKRNNDHRNDLLQTTLLIKNSCAMNKPKPQFVYAHYQLPHDPYIYDSSGNLKPVEKTITYKEEEQPAAFIEQVKFANKIIQQLVTHIKQTNKPNTVIIIEGDHGFRNIYGKKGYMIYDNFSAFYFPDRNYKDLYPTISPVNSFRVVLNNFFETKLPLLKDSSIFIPYTLPGEKE
- a CDS encoding SAM-dependent methyltransferase, with amino-acid sequence MSQLINHHPASFRDPSGFIYEKDGTIYRFVSDNYSQDYDLLMKSGLADDLLKKKLLLPFTDLSENHTGRSDWYKTLQPQQLPFLSYAWEWSFEQLKDAALTTLNICRQALHKGMILKDATPSNIQLVDGKYKLIDTLSFETYIEGESWIAYRQFCECFLNPLLIAVYTGMEVHKLILSYPDGVPAAVTSKLLPFKTKLNASVYLHVHLQAKMAGKQSTEQKQTTRKITKKNIEQILENLHSCISNLLLPSQSTTWNNYYSETILSESYFLEKKKLVSSILGSIEYSSVLDLGANEGEFSLLCKNEAMVISTDFDSDCINRFYKRIKEEKRTNIYPSVIDLTYPSPSMGWMNEERPAFFSRTKVDVCMALALIHHLAIAKNITFEQLAAFLASVCKVLIIEFVPKSDPKVAVMLQWRKDIFNNYDEETFEEAFAKLFELEKKMNAQGSERTMYVYRKK